CAGCTCGTCGGCCAGGGTGATCTTGGTGTAGGCGAGCAGCACCGAGAGCTCGGGCTGGGACAGGCCGCGGCCGGCCTGCTGGCGGTCGCGGATCTGCTTCTCGGTGGGCAGGTACTCCAGCGCCCGGTCGAGCTGCCCGTTGGCCTCCAGCCGGTTGATCATGCGGGAGTGCACGTTGACCATGCTGGCGGCCTGCGCGACGGCGTTGGCGAGCACCACGTTCTGCGCGTAGTTGTTGCGCAGCACCAGGTGGCCGACCTCGTCGGTCATCGCGGCGAGCAGCGCGTTGCGCTGCTTGACCGTCATGTCGCCGTCCGCCACGACCTGGTTGAGCAGGATCTTGATGTTCACCTCGTGGTCGGAGGTGTCCACGCCGGCGGAGTTGTCGATGGCGTCGGTGTTGATCCAGCCGCCGGTGCCCTGCGGGCCGCCGGTGGAGGCGAACTCGATCCGGCCGAGCTGGGTGCAGCCGAGGTTGCCGCCCTCGCCGACCACCCGGGCCCGGACGTCGCCGCCGTTGACCCGGATGGCGTCGTTGGCCTTGTCGCCGACCTCGGCGTTGGTCTCGGTGGCGGCCTTGATGTAGGTGCCGATGCCGCCGTTCCAGAACAGGTCGACGGGGGCCTGCAGGATCGCCTTCATCAGCTCGGCGGGGGTGAGCTTGGCGGCGTCGACGCCGAGCCGCTCGCGGACCTGCGCGGAGAGCGCGATGGACTTGGCGGAGCGCGGGAACACGCCGCCGCCCGCGGAGATCAGCGACTTGTCGTAGTCGTCCCAGGAGCTGCGCGGCAGGTCGAACAGCCGGCGGCGCTCGGCGTGCGAGACGGCCGCGTCCGGGTTCGGGTCGAGGAAGATGTGCCGGTGGTCGAAGGCGGCGACCAGCCGGATGTGCTCGGACAGCAGCATGCCGTTGCCGAACACGTCGCCGGACATGTCGCCGATGCCGACGACGGTGAAGTCCTCGGACTGGGTGTCGACGCCGAGCTCGCGGAAGTTCCGCTTGACGGACTCCCAGGCACCGCGGGCGGTGATGCCCATGCCCTTGTGGTCGTAGCCGGCCGAGCCGCCGGAGGCGAACGCGTCGCCGAGCCAGAAGCCGTACGACTCGGCCACGCCGTTGGCGATGTCGGAGAAGGTCGCGGTGCCCTTGTCGGCGGCGACCACCAGGTAGGTGTCGTCCTCGTCGTGCCGGACCACGTCCAGCGGGTGCACGACCTCGCCGGCCACCAGGTTGTCGGTGATGTCGAGCAGCGCCGAGATGAAGGTCTTGTACGAGGCGATGCCCTCGGCCAGCCAGGCGTCCCGGTCGACCGCCGGGTCGGGCAGCTGCTTGGCGACGAAGCCGCCCTTGGCGCCGACCGGCACGATCACGGTGTTCTTGACCATCTGGGCCTTGACCAGGCCGAGGATCTCGGTGCGGAAGTCCTCGCGCCGGTCGGACCAGCGCAGGCCGCCGCGGGCGACCTTGCCGAAGCGCAGGTGGACGCCCTCGACCCGGGGCGAGTACACCCAGATCTCGAAGGCGGGGCGCGGCGCGGGCAGGTCCGGGATGGCCTTCGGGTCGAACTTCATCGACACGTACGAGTGCCAGTGGCCCTCGCTGTCGTGCTGGAAGAAGTTGGTCCGCAGGGTGGCCGTGATCAGGTGCAGGAAGGAGCGCAGGATGCGGTCCTCGTCCAGCGAGGCGACCTCGTCGAGGGCCCCGGACAGCTCCTCCAGGATGGCCTCGGAGAGTTCCTCGGCGCCGGAGCGGTGGCTGGGCGACAGCCGCGCCTCGAACAGGTTGATCAGCAGCCGGGTGGTGTGGGTGTTGTTGCGGAGCGCGTCCTCCATGTAGTCCTGGGAGAACGTGGAGCCCGCCTGCCGCAGGTACTTGGCGTACGCGCGCAGCACCATGGCCTGACGCCAGGTCAGCTTGGCGGTGAGGACCAGCTCGTTGAAGCCGTCGTTCTCCGCCTGGCCGAGCCAGGTGGCGGAGAAGGTGTCCTGGAAGCGCTCGCGGTCCTCCTCGGTGAGGTCGGTGCCCTCGCGCAGCTTCAGGCCGAAGTCGACCACCCAGGCGGTGCTGCCGTCGGTGCGGCGCAGCGCGTAGGGGTGCTCGTCGAGCACCTCGACGCCCAGGCGCTGCAGGACCGGCAGCACCTCGGTGAGCGAGATCGGGCCGCCGACCCGGTAGATCTTGAAGCGGCGCTCGTCGTCGCCGGCGCCGACCGGCTGGTACAGGTTGAGCCGGAAGTCGCCCTCGCCGGCGAGCGATTCGATCTGCTTGAGGTCGGCGACGGCGGTCCGCGGCGGGAAGTCGGCGCGGTAGCCGTCGGGGAAGGCGTTGGCGTACTTGTGCGAGAGTTCGGCGGCCTTCTCCTCGCCGAACTCGGTGCCCAGCTGGTCGTTGAAGCCGTCCATCCAGAACCGGGCGGCGTCGGCCAGCCGGTTCTCGATCCGCTCGATGTCGGAGTCGGACAGCTGCGGCAGCTCGGTGCCGGGGGCGACCCGGACCACGAAGTGCAGGCGGGTCAGGACCGACTCGGTGGCGTACACCGTGTAGTCGATGGTGTCGCCGTTCAGCTCGTCCTTGAGGATGTCCATCAGGGCGAGCCGGATGCGGGTGGTGTAGCGGTCGCGCGGCAGGTAGACGTACGCCGAGTAGTAGCGGCCGTAGTCGTCCTGACGGAGGAACAGGCGCAGCCGGCGGCGCTCCTGCAGGTACAGCACGCTGGTGGCGATGGACTGCAGTTCCTCGGCGGCGGTCTGGAACATCTCGTCGCGCGGGAAGGTCTCCATGATCTGGAGCAGGTCGCGCCCGTCGTGGCTGTCGCCGGAGAAGCCCGCGGCGGCCAGCACCTCCTGCACCTTGCGGCGCACCACCGGGATCCGGGTGACCGACTCGGTGTAGGCGGCGGAGGAGAACAGGCCGAGGAAGCGGCGCTCGCCGACCGGCTCGCCGGCCGCGTTGAACTTCTTCACGCCGACGTAGTCGAGGTACGCGGGGCGGTGCACGGTGGCCCGGCTGTTGGCCTTGGTGAGGACCAGCAGCTTCTTCTCGTGCGCCTTGGCGCGGACCGGGGCGGAGAGCCGGCCGAACGCCTCGGAGACCGGGTGGTGGTCGGTGTCGTGGCTCAGCGGGTCGGCCCGCAGGATGCCGAGGCCGGTCCCGGCGACCGCCTTCAGCACCTCCTCGCCCTGGTGCTCGACCAGGTCGTACTCGCGGTAGCCGAGGAAGGTGAAGTGGTCGTCGGCGAGCCAGCGCATCAGCTCCCAGGCCTCGCCGACCTCCTGCTCGGGCAGGTGCGCGGGGGCTCCTCGGCGAGTTCGTCGGCCAGTCGGAGCGCGGAGTCGCGCATCTTCGACCAGTCCTCGACGACCTCGCGGACGTCGCCCAGCACCCGGCGCAGGTTGGCCTCGATGGTGCGGAGGTCCTCGCGGTCGGTCTCGCGGTCGATCTCGATGTGCATCCAGGACTCGACCACGGCGTCCGCGGGCCACTCGGCGCCGGCGGCCTGCGCGCGGTTGCAGGCGTCGACGTCGAGGATCTCCAGCAGCTTGCCGGTGATGTCGCGGCGCACGGCCAGCTGCGGGTGCACGACCAGGTGGATGGCCCGGTCCAGGCGGGTCAGCTCGTTGGTGACCGAGTCGACCAGGAACGGCATGTCGTCGGTGACGACCTCGACCACGGTGTGGCCGCAGGACCAGCCGTTCTCCTCGACGGTCGGGGTGGACACCCGGACCTCGGCGGTCCCCTGCGGGCGCTTGAGGCCCAGCCGGTAGTGGGAGGCCGCGGCGCCGTAGAGATCGACCGGGTCCCGGCTGATCACGTCCTCGGGCGCCGTGTGGAGGTAGTAGTGGTGCAGGTAAGCGGCCAGAGCACCGTTGCTCAGGCCCTCCCCCGGCGCCGCTCCCCCCACCTGGCTGTTCTCAGCGGCTGCTGCTGCTTTCCTGAGCAGGTCGGCCTTGGCTGCGTCCAGCTTGGTCTGCATGGCTGTTTGGCTCCTGTCGCGCGCCGTTGCGTGACTCGGTGATGACTGTGGGTGCACCGCCGGGCCCCGTCGGCAATCCTCCCGTACACGAGGGGTGAAAAGCGCTCAAGGCACGCATGAGTCGCGTTCCGCCCGGGTACGACAGCACGTTTGGCCTGCCTGACCGATAACCGGCGACGCCAGTCAGCCTAACCTGACGAAACGAAGGTGTCAGGGGACACGGAGGAGCAATCCCGCAGGAAGATCGAGCCTTCCTGGACACCTTGTCCAAACCCGCTCGAACGCCCCGTCCGTCATTCGGGTGACCACTCCATGTGCGGGTGGACGTAGTCGGTCGGCGGGGCGAACGTCTCCTTGATCGAGCGGGTGGACGTCCAGCGCAGCAGGTTCGCGACCGAGTCCGCCCGGTCCGTGCCGGACGACTCCTCGTTGACCCGCAGGTCGCGCGCGGCGAACCGGAGCCGCTCCACCGCTCCCGCGATCGCCCGCCGGTCCTGTGCGAACACCGCGCCGGCCGGGCGGTCCGCGGCGTCCCGGCCGACCCGCTCCAGGGTCTCCTCCCAGCGGGTGTCGTCGTACACCTGTACGGCCAGCACCGGGCCCGGGCAGCCGCTGTACCGGTCGCCGCCGAGCAGCACCGTCGGCCGGACGAACCAGCCGATCGCGTCGTCGTGCTGACCCCCCGCCAGCAGCTGCACCTGCGGATCCGCCCCGGCCCGCCCGATCGCGCCGCGGACCTCCGCGAACGCCCGGGCGTCGATCAGCGCGCCCATGAAGTTGCTCAGGTCGGTGACGTCGCCGACGGTCAGCGCGTCCACCTCGCCGAGGAAGTCGTCCTTGATCCGCCGCCACAGGCCGCGCGGCAGGTACGCCCGGGACAGCGCCGAGCCCTTCTGGCCCTGGTACTCGAACGCGCCGCGGATCAGCGCGGTGCGCAGCGCCGCCGGGTCCGCCGAGGGGTGGGCGAGCAGGAAGTCCTTGCCGCCGGTGTCGCCGACGATCCGCGGGAAGCTGCGGTAGCGGGCGATGTTCAGGCCGATCTCCCGCCACAGCTGCTGGAACACCGCGGTGGAGCCGGCGAAGTGCAGCCCCGCCAGCGCCGGGTGGGTGAGCGCCACCTCGGACACCGCCTGCCCGTCGCCGGTGACCAGGTTGATCACGCCGGGCGGCAGGCCGGCCTCCTCCAGCAGGAGCATCAGGAAGTGCGCGGCCGGCGTCTGGCCCGGTGCGGGCTTCCACACCACGGTGTTGCCGAGCAGCGCGGGAGCGGTCGCCAGGTGGCCGGCGACCGCGGTGGAGTCGAACGGGGTGATCGCGCAGACGAAGCCCTCCAGCGGGCGGTGGTCGGCGCGGTTCCACACCCCCGGGCCGGAGACCGGCTGTTCGGCCAGGAGCCGGCGGGCGTGGTGCACGTCCGAACGCCAGCGGTCGACCGTCCCGCACACCGCGTCGATCTCCGCCTGCTGCGCTGTCTTCGACTGGGCCAGCATGGTGGCCGCCGCCAGCGTCTCCCGCCACGGCCCGGCCAGCAGGTCGGCGGCGCGCAGGAACACCGCCGCCCGGTCGTCGAAGGACAGGGCGCGCCACTCCGGCGCGGCCGCCAGCGCGGCGTCCACCGCGGCGCGCACGTCGGCGGCGGTCGCGTTGCCCAGCACGCCGAGCTTCGCCGCGTGGTGGTGCGGCTGCGCCGGCTCGATCCGCTCGCCGCCGCCGAGTCGCCGCTCCCCGCCGACGATCATCGGGAACGCCGTGTGCTGCCCGGCCAGTTCGTCCAGTCTGCGGACCAGCCGGGCCCGTTCCGGACTGCCCGGCGCGTAGCTGCGCGCCGGTTCGTCGGCGGGAGTCGGGACGTTGGTGACCGCATCGATCGGCATGGTGCTCAGGTACTCCGTACGGTGGTGCTCGGTTGGTCCCCCCAGAGTGAACGCGCCCGCCCCGGTTGACGTGCCGTGACACGCCTAGCGGACGAGTTCCTCCGCCACCGCGACCGCCTCGGCGAGCGAGTCCACCACCGGCACGCCCACCGGCAGCAGCTTCTCCCGGGTGTGCGAACCCCCGGTGTACAGCACCGACTTGATGCCCGCCGACAGGGCCGCCTCGGCGTCGTCCGCCGCGTCCCCGATCAGCACCGTCCGCCCGCGGTCGATCTCCCCGCCGAGCGCCTCCAGGTGCGCCGCCAGGTGCCCGGCCTTGCGGCCGCCGGACTCGCCGCGCCGGCCGTCGACCCGCAGGAAGTGCGAGGTCAGCCCGAACCCGTCCACTGCGGGCAGCAGCTTCTCGTGCTCGTACATCGACAGCACCGACTGGCTCCGCCCGCCCGCCGCCCACCCGGCCAGCAGCTGCTCCACGCCCGGCGTCAGCCCGCACCCGGGGAACAGCTCCAGGTACTTGACGTGGAACGCGTCGTCCAGCGCCAGCCACTCCGCCGCCGTCGGGATCCGCCCCAGCAGCCGCTCGTAGAACCGCGGGATCGGGATCTCGTACTGCGCCCGGTACTCCTCCAGCGTCATCGGCGCGATCCCGACGGTCGCGAACGCGGCGTTGCTCGCCCCCAGCACCGCTGTCATGTCCTGCAGCAGCGTGCCGTTCCAGTCCCAGACTATGTGTGTGCGCACCCGCCAAGGGTATGCGCCGCCGGACCTCAGTCCAGCTCGTCCGGGTGCGGGCCGGTGCGCAGGCCGCGGTCGGTGGCCGCGATCGCCGCCAGCTCCTCGTCGGTGAGGGCGAAGTCGAGGACGTCGAGGTTCTGCCGGATCCGGGCCGGGGTGACCGACTTGGGGATGACCAGGTTGCCGAGCTGCAGGTGCCAGCGCAGCACGACCTGGGCGGCGGACCTGCCGGTGCGCTCCGCGATCGCGGTGATCGCCGGGTCGTCGAGGACGGCGCCCTGGGCGAGCGGGCTCCACGCCTCGGTGGCGATGCCGTGCGCGGCGTGGAAGGCCCGCAACTCGGCCTGCTGGAGCGCCGGGTGGAGTTCGATCTGGTTGACGGCCGGGACCAGCGCGCTGTGCTCCAGCAGCCGGGTCAGGTGCGCGGGCTGGAAGTTGGAGACGCCCGCCGCCCGGATCCGGCCCTCGGCGGCCAGCCGCTCGATCGCCCGCCAGGAGTCGAGGTAGCGGTCGCGACCCGGGGCCGGCCAGTGGATCAGGTACAGGTCGACCTGCTCCAGCCCGAGCCGGTCCAGGCTGTCGTCGAACGCCCGGAGGGTCGCGTCGTAGCCCTGGTCGGCGTTCCACAGCTTGGTGGTGACGAACAACTCCTCGCGCGGCAGCCCGGAGGCGGCCAGCGCCTGCCCGACGCCGCGCTCGTTGCCGTAGATCGCGGCGGTGTCGATGCTCCGGTACCCCGCCTCCAGCGCGGTGGTGACGGCGGCGGCGGTCTCCTGGTCCGGGACCTGGAAGACGCCGAAGCCGAGCTGCGGCATCCGGACGCCGTTGTTCAGCGTGACGGAGGGAACGGTGGTGCTCATGTCGGTTCTCCAGTAGAGGTGTTGACGGTCGATCAGTGGGACGGGACGGGGATCCGGGCGGGCGCCGGAGCGGTCGTGCGGCGCTCCAGGGCGGCCGAGACCACGGCCAGCACCAGCGCGGAGCCGGCCATCAGCGCGCCCACCCAGTTCGGGGCGGTCCAGCCCAGGCCGGCGCCGATCACGGCGCCGCCGAGCCACGCGGCCAGCGCGTTGCCGAGGTTGAACGCGCCGATGTTGACGGCCGAGGCCAGCGTCGGGGCGCCGTGCGCCTGGTCCAGGACGCGCTTCTGCAGCGGCGGCACGGTGGCGAAGCCGAGCGCGCCGACCAGCAGCAGGGTGGCGGCCGCGGCGACCTGGTGGTGCGCGGTGACGGTGAACAGGGCGAGCGCCACGGTCAGCGCGCCGAGCGTGGTGAACAGCATCGGCATCAGCCGGCGGTCGGCGAACCGGCCGCCCAGCAGGTTGCCGAGGAACATCCCCACGCCCAGCAGCACCAGCAGCCAGGTGACCGCACCCGCCGAGAACCCGGCGACCTCCGTCATCATCGGCTTGATGTAGGTGATCGCGGCGAACACGCCGCCGAACCCGAGCACGGTCATGGCCATCGCCAGCACCACCTGCACGTTCCGGAACGCGGCCAGCTCCCGGCGCAGGTGCGCGCCCGCGGGCCTGGGCAGCTCGGGCACCAGCCTGGCGATGCCGAGCAGCCCGACCAGGCCGAGCACGGCGACCGCGGCGAAGGTGGCCCGCCAGCCGATGCTCTCCCCGATGAACGTGCCCAGCGGCACGCCGACGATGTTGGCGACCGTCAGCCCCGTGAACATGGTGGCGATCGCACCGGCCTTCTTGTCGGGCGCGACCAGTTCGGCGGCGACCACCGACCCGATCCCGAAGAACGCGCCGTGCGCCATCGAGGCGACGATCCGCCCGGCCAGCATCGCCCCGAACCCGGGGGCGAACGCCGACAGCAGGTTGCCGGCGGTGAACAGCACCATCAGCAGCATCAGCATCCGCTTGCGGCTGACCCGCGTTCCGAGCGCGGTCATCAGCGGTGCGCCGAGGACCACGCCGATCGCGTACCCCGTGACCAGCAGACCCGCGGTGGGGATCGTCACCCCGAAGTCGCCGGCGATCTCGGGCAGCAGGCCCATGACCACGAACTCGGTCGTCCCGATCCCGAACGCCCCGATGGCGAGGGCCAGAAGCGCGAGAGGCATGACGCGTCCCTCCAGGTGATTGCTATTGCGCCTTACGTGCTTCGACAATAATTGCAGACGCACACACTTGCAAACGCAACAGTTGCACACGCCTCCGATCCTCTGCCCGAGCATGCGAAAACCCCGCCGCGGCCGGAGCCGGGCGGGGTTCGGGGGGTGGCGGGTCAGCCGAGCAGGTTGGGGATCTCCTGGGTGGCGAACCAGAGCAGGTCGTGGTCCTCGGCGCCGTCCACGGTGAACTGGGCGTCCTGGTCGCCGTTGTCGGCGGCGACGATCGCGGCGACCGCGGCGGCGACGTCGGCCAGCACGTCGGGATCGGTGTCGTCGGCGTGGACCGCAGCGGCCTTGGCGAGGCGGATCGGGCCCGCCAGGACGACCCGGCCGAGGGAGGCCTGGTCCTGGTACTCGTCGCCGGGGAAGGCGGAGACCGCACTGTCGGCGATCTCGACCGCGAGCACCACCCGGCGGCGGGGCGCCTCGGGGTCGGCGGCCAGCAGGCGGACGGAGGAGAGCGCCGCGCGGTTGAGGGCGGCGTACTCGAGCTCCTCCAGGTCGTCGCTGACGTACCACTCGCGCAGGGCGGGCGTCACGGCGTAGGCGACGCTCTGCTCCAGGACGCCCTCGGGGTGCGCCACCGCCAGGTCGTTCAACGTGGTGGGCACGTACACGCGCATCGGGGGAACCCTTCCTCGGTCACTGCGACGGGTCAAGAATACGCAGCCCGCCCCGCCGTGGTGCGCCGATCGGGTTGCGGCCGACGTCCCCCTACGTGCCCACCGTCCCGCCGACGCCCCGTCAACCTCCGTACCGGGCGACGGGACACGGCGCCCTTGGCGCGGCGGGAGCGCCACCCGCACAGGTGAATCGCACAGCGGGGCCGCCGTACCGGGAGCCGCATTGGGCGGGGCCTGCCCCAGCCGATACCAAGGACCACACCGTGCACCCCACCACCGAGAAGGACCCGATGACCGAGCAGCTCACCCGGACGCCCGGCCCCCGCATCCGACCGCTGGTGCACCCGGTGCACGCCCCGGGCCACCCGGCCGCGCGCCGCCCGGTCCGCCATCCCCACCAGCCGGGTGACGCGGTGCGCGCCACGCGCAACCCCCGGGCCGGCTGCGCGCCCGCCCAGGCCCCCGGGCGGCCGCGCACGGCCGCGCCGACCAGCACCGGGCACGCCGACCTCGCGGCCCGGTTCGCGCACCGCCTGGTCGAGGTGCTGTGCGGGGTCCGCCCGGTCCACCAGCTGCAGCGGCACACCACGCTGCCGGGGTTCCACCAGCTCGCGGCGCTGGTCCGCTCCGGGCCGCTGCGGCCGCGCGGGCGGGTGCTGCGGCCGCGGCTGGGCCGGGTGCACGACTCGGCGCCCGGGCCGGGCGCGCTGGAGGCCTGCGTGCGGGTCGAACTCGGGCCCCGGCACCACATGCTGGCGTTCCGCCTGGAGCAGCACACCCGCACCGGCCAGTGGCAGTGCGCCGCGGTGGAGACCCGGTGAACGGCGACGGGGCGCCACTCCGAGCGGAGTGACGCCCCGTCAGGACCGGGCCGGGTCAGGCCTTGCGGCGACGGCCGCCCTTCGCGGCCTTGGCGGCCTTGCGGCGCTCGGCGCGGGTCAGGCCGTCCCCGTCGGAGATCAGCCCGTCGTCGTCGAACTCGCCCTCGATGACGCCGCCGCCGATCTCGTCGGACGGGGCGGTGTAGTGGAGCTTCTTGCGCTCCGGGGCCTCCAGGCCCTTGGCCCGGATCTCCGGGCGGGCCGCGGGGACGGCGTCCTTCTCCAGCTTCTCGAGCAGCACCTGCTCGTCGTCCGGGACCGGCACCTCCTCGACCTGCTGCTCGACCTGGACCTCCAGGTTGAACAGGTAGCCGACGGACTCCTCCTTGATGCCCTCCATCATCGCGGAGAACAGGTCGAAGCCCTCGCGCTGGTACTCGACCAGCGGGTCGCGCTGGGCGTAGGCGCGCAGCGCGATGCCCTCCTGCAGGTAGTCCATCTCGTAGAGGTGCTCGCGCCAGCGGCGGTCCAGCACCGAGAGGACGACGCGGCGCTCCAGCTCGCGCATGATCTGCTCGCCGAGCTGGTCCTCGCGGCGGCCGTAGGCGGCGGCGATGTCCTCCTGGATGGCCTTGGTGAGGAGCTCGGGGGTGAGGCCGCCGCTGTCCGCGGCCTCCTCCTCCAGCTCGTCCAGGTCGAGCTGGACGGGGTAGAGCTGCTTGAGCGCCGTCCACAGCTTCTCGAGGTCCCAGTCGTCCTCGAAGCCCTCGCCGGTGGCGGCGGCGACGTACGCGGCGACGGTGTCGTCCATGAAGTGGCCGACCTGCTCCTGCAGGTCCTCGCCCTCCAGGACGCGGCGGCGCTCGCCGTAGATGACCTCGCGCTGGCGGTTGAGGACCTCGTCGTACTTGAGGACGTTCTTGCGGATCTCGAAGTTCTGCTGCTCGACCTGGGTCTGCGCGGAGGCGATGGCCCGGGTCACCATCTTCGACTCGATCGGCACGTCCTCCGGGACGTTCGCCATCGACAGCACCCGCTCGACCATGCCGGCCTTGAACAGGCGCATCAGGTCGTCGCCGAGCGAGAGGTAGAACCGGGACTCGCCCGGGTCGCCCTGGCGGCCGGAGCGGCCGCGCAGCTGGTTGTCGATCCGGCGGGACTCGTGGCGCTCGGTGCCGAGGACGTACAGGCCGCCGATCTCCTGCACCTCCTCCTGCTCCGCCTTGACCGCGAGCTTGGCCTTCTCCATCGCGGCGGGCAGCGCGCTCTCGTACTCCTCCGGGGTCTCCTCCGGAGTGATGCCGCGCTGCGCCAGCTCGGCGGCCGCCAGGTGCTCGGGGTTGCCGCCGAGCATGATGTCGGTGCCGCGGCCGGCCATGTTGGTGGCGACGGTGACGGCACCCTTGCGGCCCGCCTGGGCGACGATCTGCGCCTCGCGCTCGTGGTGCTTGGCGTTCAGCACCTCGTGCGGGATGCCGCGCTTGCGCAGCTCCTGCGACAGGTACTCGGACTTCTCGACCGACACGGTGCCGACCAGCACCGGCTGGCCCTTCTCGTGGCGCTCGGCGATGTCCTCGACCACGGCGGCGAACTTGGCCGGCTCGGACTTGTAGATCAGGTCCGGCTGGTCGATCCGCTTGGGGCTCTTGTTGGTCGGGATCGGGACCACGCCGAGCTTGTAGATCTGGTGGAACTCGGCCGCCTCGGTGGTGCCGGTACCGGTCATGCCGGACAGCTTGCCGTAGAGGCGGAAGAAGTTCTGCAGGGTGATGGTGGCCAGCGTCTGGTTCTCGTTCTGGACCTCGACGCCTTCCTTGGCCTCGATCGCCTGGTGCATGCCCTCGTTGTAGCGGCGGCCGGCCAGGATGCGACCGGTGTGCTCGTCGACGATCATGACCTCGCCGTTGATGACGACGTAGTCCTTGTCGACCTTGTACAGCTCCTTGGCCTTGATGGCGTTGTTCAGGAAGCCGACCAGCGGGGTGTTCACCGACTCGTAGAGGTTGTCGATGCCCAGGTAGTCCTCGACCCGGGTGACGCCCTCCTCCAGGATGCCGACGGTGCGCTTCTTCTCGTCGACCTCGTAGTCGCGCTCGATCTTCAGGCGCTGCACCAGCTTGGCGAAGTCGTTGTACCACTTGGTGGCCTGGTCGGCCGGGCCCGAGATGATCAGCGGGGTGCGGGCCTCGTCGATCAGGATCGAGTCGACCTCGTCGACGATCGCGAAGTTGTGGCCGCGCTGCACCAGTTCGTCCTGCGACCAGGCCATGTTGTCGCGCAGGTAGTCGAAGCCGAACTCGTTGTTGGTGCCGTACGTGATGTCCATCCCGTACTGGCGCTTGCGCTCGGCCGGCGACATGTTCGCCAGGATCACGCCGACCTCCAGGCCCAGGAAGCGGTGCACCCGGCCCATCCACTCCGAGTCGCGCTCGGCGAGGTAGTCGTTGACGGTGATCAGGTGCACGCCCTTGCCGGTGAGCGCGTTCAGGTACGCAGGCAGGGTGCCGACCAGGGTCTTGCCCTCGCCGGTGCGCATCTCCGCGACGTGGCCGTAGTGCAGCGCGGCGCCGCCCATGATCTGGACGTCGTAGTGGCGCTGGCCGAGCACCCGCTTGGCGGCCTCGCGAACGGTCGCGAAGGCCTCGGGGAGGAGGTCGTCAAGGCTCTCACCGTCGGCGAGGCGGGCCTTGTACTCGTCGGTCAGGGCGCGCAGCTCCTCGTCGGTGAGGTTGACGAAGTCCTCTTCGATCGAGTTGACCTGGGCGGCAATCCGCTGCAGCTTGCGGAGGATCTTGCCCTCGCCTGCGCGCAGGATCTTGTCGAAGACGGACACGTGAGCGGGCTCCTTGCCTGGATCGGCTCTGGATGACTGACGGTGGGGAGTCCACCCCACCGTACGGGCCATCGTATGCGAGGAGCCCGAGCGGCCGGGAGGTCCGTCAGCACGGTATTCCTGTGTCACCCCTGGGAGCACATCGGCCGATGCCGGGTCCAATCGGTCAAAAGCGCTCCGCCGGCGGTCGGTTGTCAGTGCCCTCGCCTAGCCTCGCCCCATGGCTGCGACCCCTGCCCCGACCGCCCGGATCTCCGCCGACCACGCCCGCCGGCTCGCGCTGCGCGCCCAGGGCCTGCTCGGCTCCCCCGATCGCCGCGCGGGCGCCCGCGGCGTGCTGCGCCGGCTCGGCGCCGTCCAGCTGGACACCATCTCGGTGCTGGCCCGCTCGCACGAACTGGTGCCGTACGCCCGGCT
The DNA window shown above is from Streptomyces sp. TLI_171 and carries:
- a CDS encoding aldehyde dehydrogenase family protein, producing MDAVTNVPTPADEPARSYAPGSPERARLVRRLDELAGQHTAFPMIVGGERRLGGGERIEPAQPHHHAAKLGVLGNATAADVRAAVDAALAAAPEWRALSFDDRAAVFLRAADLLAGPWRETLAAATMLAQSKTAQQAEIDAVCGTVDRWRSDVHHARRLLAEQPVSGPGVWNRADHRPLEGFVCAITPFDSTAVAGHLATAPALLGNTVVWKPAPGQTPAAHFLMLLLEEAGLPPGVINLVTGDGQAVSEVALTHPALAGLHFAGSTAVFQQLWREIGLNIARYRSFPRIVGDTGGKDFLLAHPSADPAALRTALIRGAFEYQGQKGSALSRAYLPRGLWRRIKDDFLGEVDALTVGDVTDLSNFMGALIDARAFAEVRGAIGRAGADPQVQLLAGGQHDDAIGWFVRPTVLLGGDRYSGCPGPVLAVQVYDDTRWEETLERVGRDAADRPAGAVFAQDRRAIAGAVERLRFAARDLRVNEESSGTDRADSVANLLRWTSTRSIKETFAPPTDYVHPHMEWSPE
- a CDS encoding aldo/keto reductase, giving the protein MSTTVPSVTLNNGVRMPQLGFGVFQVPDQETAAAVTTALEAGYRSIDTAAIYGNERGVGQALAASGLPREELFVTTKLWNADQGYDATLRAFDDSLDRLGLEQVDLYLIHWPAPGRDRYLDSWRAIERLAAEGRIRAAGVSNFQPAHLTRLLEHSALVPAVNQIELHPALQQAELRAFHAAHGIATEAWSPLAQGAVLDDPAITAIAERTGRSAAQVVLRWHLQLGNLVIPKSVTPARIRQNLDVLDFALTDEELAAIAATDRGLRTGPHPDELD
- a CDS encoding HAD family hydrolase — its product is MRTHIVWDWNGTLLQDMTAVLGASNAAFATVGIAPMTLEEYRAQYEIPIPRFYERLLGRIPTAAEWLALDDAFHVKYLELFPGCGLTPGVEQLLAGWAAGGRSQSVLSMYEHEKLLPAVDGFGLTSHFLRVDGRRGESGGRKAGHLAAHLEALGGEIDRGRTVLIGDAADDAEAALSAGIKSVLYTGGSHTREKLLPVGVPVVDSLAEAVAVAEELVR
- a CDS encoding MFS transporter, with product MPLALLALAIGAFGIGTTEFVVMGLLPEIAGDFGVTIPTAGLLVTGYAIGVVLGAPLMTALGTRVSRKRMLMLLMVLFTAGNLLSAFAPGFGAMLAGRIVASMAHGAFFGIGSVVAAELVAPDKKAGAIATMFTGLTVANIVGVPLGTFIGESIGWRATFAAVAVLGLVGLLGIARLVPELPRPAGAHLRRELAAFRNVQVVLAMAMTVLGFGGVFAAITYIKPMMTEVAGFSAGAVTWLLVLLGVGMFLGNLLGGRFADRRLMPMLFTTLGALTVALALFTVTAHHQVAAAATLLLVGALGFATVPPLQKRVLDQAHGAPTLASAVNIGAFNLGNALAAWLGGAVIGAGLGWTAPNWVGALMAGSALVLAVVSAALERRTTAPAPARIPVPSH
- a CDS encoding Rv3235 family protein; translated protein: MHPTTEKDPMTEQLTRTPGPRIRPLVHPVHAPGHPAARRPVRHPHQPGDAVRATRNPRAGCAPAQAPGRPRTAAPTSTGHADLAARFAHRLVEVLCGVRPVHQLQRHTTLPGFHQLAALVRSGPLRPRGRVLRPRLGRVHDSAPGPGALEACVRVELGPRHHMLAFRLEQHTRTGQWQCAAVETR
- a CDS encoding DUF6912 family protein is translated as MRVYVPTTLNDLAVAHPEGVLEQSVAYAVTPALREWYVSDDLEELEYAALNRAALSSVRLLAADPEAPRRRVVLAVEIADSAVSAFPGDEYQDQASLGRVVLAGPIRLAKAAAVHADDTDPDVLADVAAAVAAIVAADNGDQDAQFTVDGAEDHDLLWFATQEIPNLLG